A single region of the Garra rufa chromosome 6, GarRuf1.0, whole genome shotgun sequence genome encodes:
- the LOC141336618 gene encoding ATP synthase-coupling factor 6, mitochondrial-like produces the protein MAVHRFFRLSSLLRSAVSVTLRRNIGLSAVVFNKAKDLDPVQKLFLDKIREYNTKSKAAGGVVDSGPAYQKNLTEEMTKLQRLYGGGDLTKFPQFKFPEPKLEEVATK, from the exons ATGGCTGTTCATCGGTTCTTCCGTCTGTCGTCTCTGCTACGTTCGGCGGTGAGCGTGACGCTGCGCAGGAATATCGGTCTGTCCGCTGTAGTCTTCAACAAAGCCAAGGATCTGGATCCCGTGCAGAAGCTCTTCCTGGACAAGATCCGCGAGTACAACACCAAGAGCAA GGCCGCTGGCGGTGTGGTGGACTCCGGTCCGGCGTATCAGAAGAACCTGACAGAGGAGATGACCAAACTCCAGCGCTTATACGGAGGAGGAGACCTCACCAAATTCCCTCAGTTCAAATTCCCAG AACCCAAACTAGAGGAGGTGGCAACGAAATGA